CGTGTGGATCCGCGGGTGGCTCTCTCCACATTACTGACGCGCAGGTGTATAAAGTAACAAGGTTTCTCGCCATGTTGCCTCATCTGCCACCTCACTACACCCGCCAAGATGGTCAAGTCAGGACTCATTGCAGCTTTTGCTGCTTACGCACACGTTACTCAAGCTGCATGTCCTTTTATGGACAACGATGCTCGTGATGTGCCTGCCAGTCATCCTCAGGTCAAACGGGCAGATGGCTCCTACGACGTCCCATCAAACACCAATGAATTCATGTCACGGTTCGAAGTCAACGATACCGGTGTTTACATGACTTCCAACTCCGGAACACCCATCGAAGATCAAGAGAGCCTCAGCGCTGGTGAAAGGGGACCCACACTCTTGGAAGACTTCATCTTCCGGGAAAAAATCATGCACTTCGGTGAGTCTGTCAAAGAATACAAGCTTACAAAGACTGACTGATGCTCAAGACCACGAGAGAGTCCCAGAGCGCGCTGTCCACGCACGAGGAGCTGGCGCTCATGGTGTCTTCACGTCCTATGGTGATTGGTCGAATATTACAGGCGCCTCATTTCTGAGCACACCAGACAAAGAGACTCCTGTTTTCATTCGATTCTCGACTGTTGCTGGTAGCCGTGGCTCTGCCGATACAGTGCGTGATGTACACGGTTTCGCTGTTCGATTCTATACCGACGAGGGTAACTTTGGTAAGCTCTTGAGAGACTCCCGGCCTTACCAAACAGTATGCTGACTACCGTATAGATGTTGTGGGCAATAACATCCCTGTATTCTTTATACAAGATGCGATTAAGTTCCCAGACCTGATTCACGCAGTGAAGCCTAGGCCAGACAACGAGATCCCGCAAGCAGCAACCGCCCACGATAGTGCTTGGGACTTCTTCAGTCAACAGCCTTCTTCCCTGCACACTCTCTTCTGGGCCATGAGCGGTCACGGTACAATCCGGTCGTTCAGACACACCGATGGCTGGGGAGTGCACACCTTCCGCTTCGTTACTGATGAGGGCAAGACAAAGCTTGTCAAGTTTCGATTCAGGACTTTGCAGGGTAAAGCGTCTCTCCTGTGGGAGGAAGCTCAGGTCACTGCAGGCATGAATGCCGACTTCAACCGACAGGATCTGTTCGATAGCATCGAGAACGGCTTGTTCCCTGAGTGGGTCTTTGAGGCTCAGATCATGGAGGAAGATGACCAGTTGCGATGGGGTTTCGACCTTCTTGACCCCACCAAGATCGTTCCTGAGGATATCGTTCCTTTCACACCTCTTGGCAAGCTAACGCTAAACCGCAATCCTCGCAACTACTTTGCCGAGACCGAGCAAATCATGTACCAGGTCGGCCATGTTGTTCGTGGTATCGATTTTACCGAGGACCCACTGCTGCAAGGTCGACTGTTCTCCTACCTCGATACCCAGCTGAACCGCCACAATGGTCCCAACTTTGAGCAGCTGCCCATCAACCAGCCTCGCGTCCCTGTTCACAACAACCAGCGTGATGGGGCTGGTCAGATGTATATCCCACTGAACACCGCAGCGTACAGCCCTAACACTCTCAATGCTGGATCGCCCAAGCAAGCGACACAGAAGGAGGGCCGCGGTTTCTTCACCGCTCCTAATCGCTCTACTGGAGGACGTCTTGTACGCGCTGTCTCGTCTACGTTCGCGGATGTTTGGTCGCAGCCGAGATTGTTCTTCAACTCTCTACTTCCCGTTGAGCAGCAATTCGTTGTCAACGCTATCCGCTTCGAGACTGCGCAACTCAAGAGCGATGTCGTCAAGAAAAATGTTCTGATCCAGCTCAACCGTGTCAGTCATGACGTCGCAGTCCGTGTCGCTGAGGCTATCGGTATGACCGCACCTGACGCCGATGACACCTACTACCACGACAACACCACGACTGGTGTCAGTGTCTCCGAAGCGCCCCTGCTCAAGATTGACGGCCTCAAAGTGGGCTTCTTGACTTCCAACTCAGCTAGCAGCGACACCGCTTCGAGCCTCAAGACAGCCCTCAAGGAGGTCAACGTTGGCTTCACCGTCGTTGCTGAGCATCTCGGCGAAGGCATTGATCAGACTTACTCCGCAACTTCTGCTGTTCAGTTCGATGCTATTGTCGTGGATGGTAGCGCCAGCACTCTCTTTGCGGCTCCTGGTAATCTCGCCAACACCAACTCGACTGCCTCGAACACGACTTCGAGCTGGCGCTCAACTCTGTTCCCTGCTGGTCGACCCCTACAGATTGTGCAGGAAGGCTACAAGTGGGGCAAGCCTGTTGGCGTAGTTGGCACTGGTAGCGAGGTGTTTTCCGCTGCCGGTGTTGAGGCCGGTACACCTGGTGTGTATGCGTTCGGCACAAACGGCACGGCATCGATTGTGGACCAGTTGTCCGAGGGTCTGAAGACCTTTAAGTTCCTGGACCGATACCCTCTGGATAACTGAGGAGGTTTTTAAGTTTCTGGACCGATACCCTCTGGACAACTGAGGAGGCTGTCCCGCAGGAACTTTGTATATTATTATTTTCGTGTAACTATCTttcaagcaagcaagcacgTAAATTCACAAGTGTGCACAGTTCCTTTCTCAATCACCTTGATCTTTAGACTGCTTACAGTGATACCAGTGGATTGTCAACTTCGTGACACCCCACATTGACCCACAATGTGCCTCACCGCCAAGGCTGTCCAACGGGAAGCGTAGAATGTTCGAAGAGCAAAGGTGTCTCATTCAAGAAGCACAAGAGCCAATGAAGCTAAATGGCGCAGTGACTGCGCCCGGAGACGCCACGGCCGACGCCTCACCGCTGATTGGCCGAAATCATTTCACACCCCCTGTTTTACGGCTCGAGTGATGCCGGTCACCTATCGTATCATTAGATTCTCGCATCGTGAGCGGATACTCGGCCTAGGTTGCGTAACTATGCAACTTAATCTGCAGCCATTGAAAATCATGGAAGCGCTGCATGAAATCATACGTGTCTCCCCTTCCAAGCTCCGTCTTATACACACATGCTGCAACGTCGCCCAAACTGGATCACTCGCAACTTCACCTACTTACTCAGCGCTGGATCGAACAGCGGCCGAGTCTACGAATTTGGCGTTACAGCATTCGAAAGCCAAGCTCGAATCTCAAGCCTGTCGCTAGACGTACTTCGACAGTCGCAATGGCAACTATCAAACAACACCATTCGCTCCTCCATCGCCACCACAGCGAACGCTCGAAAGAGCATGTTGGGCCTGGGCCGAACGTCTTCGATGGAACCGACGCCGTCACTGCACACAAGAAAGTAGCAGTATCACGGGTAGTTGAAGCCTACGACGCACTACGAGCGGAGAACCGCAGCAGTTCGCCCACGGCCGAACAGAGTACACCTGAGGACCCCTTCGCCTTTGAATCACTGGTGGTTTCACTCCCCAACGGCGAGGTCCGTACGTTCAAGTACTTGCTCCGAAAATGGGACTCCAATCAGCACCCAGATCCCGAATTCGAAGAAGCGGTGACATCCTGGCGGCCACAGTTCGAGGAAGCAGCAACCAAGCACTTTTTCCGGCGAATAGCCCTGTGGAATGAGTCTGAAGAGATCATGTTGGCGGCGAAGCAGCAGAAAGCCATGGAGTTGAAGAATGGAAGGAGAAGAGACCGCGCGATTTCTATGAGTAAGATGTGGTCGAGGGAGCGAGGGCGTGCGCTGGATAACGAGGGCAGTGTGAGGGATGAGCTGAAGCAGGTTGCTACGAGAGAAGGTTTGGCGCAGCTGTTATGGACGTTGTTGAACGACCAGACCCAACCTTTATGTCCGGAGCTGTTCGAGGTGTGCAAGGAGGCTGTGAAGGCGAAGTATAGTATTCACACTATTGGAGGGACGCAGTAGCTACATGGCTGACGGTCTGCGCGGCGTTTTGTGGAGTGCGGTTTTGTATATAGCATACGGGGAGGCTCAGCCCAATGGTCTTCTAGTGAGCTCAAACACTTCGACATATTTGACAGTGCCGAACACAGTCATGAGAAGAGAGAGTGGGTTGGTTGTGAACAATATTGAAGTCTGTTGGGGGGAACACTTTCCACAGCTCTGAGTCCTTCTCGGTAATGACATCATCGCTATCCGATCCGACAGAACTCCGATCGGAACGGTACCTAGGTAGCTCATAGCTACGATGCAGCTCATCATGAAGCTCTGCAAACTCCAGAACTGCGCTTATCGACACACACAATGCCGTTCCTCACAATCAGCAACAAGAAAATCCACTACGCAGATCTGAAGCCTGAGGGCAAGGATGTGCTCGAGACGTTCATCTTCATGCACGGCCTCGGCTCCTCGCAGAATTACTACCACGCAGTCGCGGAGAGGCTGCGCGCAAATGGCTTTCGATGCATAATCTTCGATAACACTGGTGCTGGCCGATCGCCATACACCGGTACCGGGTCCAGCATCCAGAGCCTTGGAGACGACGTCATCGGCATTCTGGATGCTCTGGAGGTGCCAAAGGCTGTGGTAGTAGGCCATAGTATGGGAGGGTATGTGCAGTCCACCACAGAAGACATGCTGCGATACTAATTGTTACAGCATCGTAGTAGCTCACCTTGCAGCCGAACGTAGCGACCGAGTCGTTGCTGCGATTCTGATCGGTCCTGTGTACCCGAATGAGGGCGCTGTACCAGTCTTCGAGAAGCGTATCGAGGCAGTCCAGAAGGATGGCATGCAGCCTATGGCAGATACAGTCCCCCAGGCTGCGGTTGGTTCAAAAGCGTCTCCTCTGGCATCAGCATTCATTCGAGAGCTTCTCCTCGGCCAGGACCCCGCCGGCTACTGCTCCAACTGCCGAGTGATCATCAATGCCAAACCGCCGAGTTACAGCAAGATCAGCATCCCTATCCTGATCCTGGCTGGCGAAGAGGACAAGAGTGCACCGCTTGAGGGTTGTAAGAAGATGTTCGAGGAAATGGGCACGAGCGAAAAGAGACTAGAGGTTATGAAGGGCGTCGGCCACTGGCACTGCCTCGAAGCGTTCGAAGAAGTGGCTAAGCTGATCGAGGGCTTCTACCACGAGATTCAGTGAGCAGTTTGGCATGGGTTCGAGAACTGTGGGCAAGTTTGGTACACTCAAATACTTAGCGCATTTCGAGCCCCCGGCTGCAGACTCGGAGTTGTCCCCGCTTGTGGTGGCGCGAACGATCTGGTGTTGTTCTCCTCGTGACAGAGTCATTGGCCGAGTACCTGCTCCCAGTCATCTGCATGAGAAACCTTGGCGCATGTGTGTTGCACCACGGCGTCTGTGACCGACGTCCATTGTGCGGCAAAATCAGGGGTCTCAACTGCCTCTCATCCTGCGCCAGTTTACCGCAGCCTCTTCTGCGGATGGGCTTGTGTTGAGCAGGGCCTTGGAAATTCTTATCTGGGCTGCTGTCTCCAACGCTCTCCTTCAACCACAGCCCGCGATATCGTGCGTTGCCGCTCCATTGAGTTTTGACCCCAAGTCCTGACACGTTGCGGCGAAGCTTGCCTGATACAGACAGGTGATCTTGGCGGGATGTCGCTATTGATGGCGTTCTCACATATGATTCGGTCCCTCCCGCCCACCGTGCGCGCCATGGAGCGCGAGGCTGCAAGTCGACATGCCTCGAACTTCGCCCACTCACACAGGCCGTCACAGGTGCGGCCAAGTGATCTCCGTTGCTGTTCTGGCTCCTTCGATAAGGGTCCGCGTCCATGGGCTTTTTGCATGTGAAGATGAATACCACGATACATCAACCGCCCGCTCAGCAGACATGTTCGGGTCTGGCACGCGTACTGCGCCTGTCATTGTCCGTTTCATCCATCGAGAGCCTTGACATTGATTCTCCAGTTTTATTCCGGCACTAGACCTCTCGGGCTTCTAGCTCTGCAACCCCGGAGGTCCACTTTTGAGGCGGTGAACTCAAGCTCCAAAGTCCGCCCACAGCCCAGCCGCACTTCTGCTAAAGATCGTGCATGTCCTGCGCGCGCATCTAGGTGTTGGCAGTCTTCAACCAACCAAAAGCCGAGATCTACATATCCTGTCGTTTGACTTTCTTTATATCTCGGCTAGTCGCTCTGCAACTGACCACGCTGGTTCATTCAATAGTGCTGCGGGTCGTCTCACAGCCTACATCATCTGATTTTCTTGCCTTTGCATATCTTCCTCGTCCTCCGAGCTTTGTTGCACTTCGTTCAGCGTTCTTTGCTCCAACGTCAATTCTTTTCAAAGACGCATTCGCACTGGCTGCTGGTAAGGCCCCTTTCACGCAGTGCCTTCCTGATTGGACGCAGCACTGACGAAGCTAAAGGATGCCGAAATCACTATACGCATCAACAGTTCAACGAGTTCAAATTTCAATTACTACGTCACGGCCCACTCCTTGTCACCGCCTCTTTATGGATCGACAATGAATCGAACCGACAGTGGATTCGTAGAGTCCCTTCTCTCACAGCCATCCAACGGACAAACAACACCCTTGCACAGAAGCAACACCGCACCTCATCGCCGTCGCACGGCGAAGGCAGCTCCGAGCTCGGTTGAGACTTCGGACGTTATCAACATGTCAACACACCGACCGGCTTCTGAGAAACGACCACGACCATCAAACCACAGGTCAGCCTCCTCATCCGAAAACTCAACTGCCAGATCAAGATCAAAGGGTCGCGGTCATGATTCGAAATTATCCTCCCGTCGCACTTCTTTTACCATCGTGGACCCCTCTAGGCCAGCTCGTCACTACAGGGTAAAGAGCTCTCAACCCCTATCGCCCGCTAGCCAGGATGTCGACGACGTACTCGCACTACACTTCCGCAGTTGTAGTCTGTTTTCGAACCCATCTTACCAGACCAATTCTGCCCTACCGAGTCCGACATTATCTCACCAAGACAATTTCGGTTTTTCTAATGCGGCTCCACGTTTCAGTATGGACGAGATGGCCATGGTCGAAGAGCATGCCTCACCACAGGAGACAGAGAGCGCATGCGTACAGATTCCCACTACCACGACGCATTGGATCTCGCCCAACACGCGGAAGCGTGACTACGAGAGAATAGACCGAGCCAACACTGGCCTTCGAGGACTGGTGAGGAGGGTGGTTCCGCGATGTGTCTCAGGCCCACCGGAGAGATTCTACGAAAAAGATCAGTCGGACGCTGGATCCGTTCGACGCTACAGACTGGATGTTATCGAAAGTCGCATCAACGAGAAGGACATCATACGGCTCCCTGCCCACGCCTCGGAACGGCCTAAGCTGAAGTCGAGATGGACTTGCTTCTGAGAAAGCAAAAGCACACACGAGAAACGGCGGCACATTCTTTGCTTATTCGCGCGGCATCACGATACCCACGGCATATGCGCTTGTTGGATTTTACGCACTATACCTACTTAGAGCCTGGATTTATTGGTCTTTGGTCTTGCATAGCACAGCGTGTCATTAATTTCTAGTATATATTTAGAAGCGGGACGGAGGGCGGGTCGACAGAGGAGAATCTACAATAAACAACCGTGAAAGATGCGAACGTGCTTCCTGTGATGCTTGTGGTCTGTTAGACAAAGCCGGTGCTCTCTGTGGCAATGACACTACATACAGCCACCAGCATCATTGCTCACCAGACAACGCCCGCTCGCCTACACAGGGCACAGGTGACGTGACAGCGCAGATGGGAGGCAACCAGTGTCTTTGGTATCGCAACGTATTACTCATTTCTCTAGCCTACAGCTTCGCCTCTTCCTTGACTGTGCCAACCTTCAGCTTCGGCCCGTACTTCTTGAGAACGCTCTCGTTGTGGTACTGTTCGATTGAACGTTAGCAAACACTCACAATTCGAACCGACAAACGAAACGTGACTCTACTGCACGGTAGACTGCCGAGAATTCTCCACTCAAATCAAGCACACGTCAAAGCGTACCTTCCAAAACTGCTTGCTTGCATCCTTCCCACCCACTCTCTTCAGGATCTTCGCACCGCCGGGGTGCTCCTCCACGAAGCTGTCCAGCTTGTACACGTCCTGGTCTACGATGATGTACAGGCCCTTCTCGACCGTGTTGTGCTCGGCGACCTGCTTCGTTGTGAGTTGCTCGGACATGTTGGTCGTGTGGAGGCGGCGCGGCACAACGGGTAACACAGGGCTCggttgtgtgtgtgtatgtgaGGAGCTTGATGATTTTATTGTGTGTGGTACAAGGCGAATGGTTCTGGATGCGAGGATGGAGGCGTTTGCGTGTTTGGTACGGTGGGTATGGGGAAGTCTGGGGGGCGGCACGGGGGTATGTATTTGCTCGACTCGCGGCTCGGTGTTTGAACAGCGTGCCGAGGTTGTTTTTGCGGGCAGTGTCAGCGAGACAAGCGGGTTGTGATTGGTGGCCGCTGCTGCATATCGTTGGATCGCTGTGCGACTCAACACACACTCATCGGTGATTCCAAAGTCGTTTCTTGGTTTTGTCGTTGCTAGATGTGGCCGCTGATAGCTTCCATCGAGCTGGTGAGACTCGGGCGAACTACAGTGAATGCCTCCAGCTTTTTCAGGTGTTTCTGTTCACGCCGAGTCTGTATCTGGACTCAGCGATGCAGGTACACAGTATGGTCCGTGGTTACAAACCTCGTCATGCAACCTGTTGAAACGAGTATGATCTTTCGTGTGTGGTCTTTGAGAATTTCACCCTTCCTTCTTCATACATAACATTACTTCTCTGCTCTTATTTTAACCCTAGATTCCAAGAAACAGCGCACTTTTCTCATTGCCTATTTGATAAGCAAGGGAGTCATCAATGACAGTTTCAAATGAAAACCCATAGCGCTGATACATCGATTTCCAACTTTGAGATTGTTATAAGTCCAAGAACCTGACTGTGTGAAGAAGGCTAGGAGATATCCAGATGTGACACCCGAGCTCGAAACGCCGTCCCTCCTAAAACCTAGCTGTTTGATGAttgcaacaacaacaacaacaacaaccaccATCTCTAGTCCTTTGTGGCTGGGAAGATAGGATTTCCAGAGATACTGGCTAAGACTAATCTACATAAACGCCTGAAAGACCATTCGCGTTACGGTCTCTCTCTCCGAGCCGATGCTTGTGGCTTGACTGATCAAAGATACGCAGAACCAGCCATGATTTCGGCTCTGTCCGGTTCTTCTCAACTCCAATCGAAGTATTAATTTGGAGTAGGTTGGTTGTCTTTGAACTAAGACTTACATTCTCCTACTGACAAACATCCAAGACAGTAGAACAAAGCACGCACACAAGCCCGGCTATACGAAGCGGAGTGGCGACCAAACGCAATGTCTTGAAGGGTGTGTATGTGCCAAAGACATGTTTCGAGCGCCCGGCGATTGTGTTCTGGCAATCGATCGCGTATCAAACATACTGCCATATACATAAGCAGTGCTCGTGCATTTACTCTCGCGCCTCAAATACACTGGCTGCCTCCTCAAAAGCACATTTCGTAAGATAGCCGTAACGAGACCGCCACCAAGTCGCCAGCGGTGTTCCTTCTCTAAAACCCTCCAGAAGCCGACAACCGATGTCGGTCGTCCTATTGTTACAGTCAGTTTTTACAATCTAGTTCTATCCAAACGCTCAGATGTGTTACATTGTCCTATCAGCATGCAAGACATGTTCCTTTCCTCTGCGCACCCAACACACACTCTGCAGTCATGCTGAGCTGCACGGCTTCGATCCACTGGCCTGTCCGAATCGGATGAGAAGACATCGACAAAGTAACGCTGGAGTATGTGGGAAGTGCGACCATAGAAAAGGAAGCTTGAGTTGTCCGCCGCGCAACATGTTGTGCGAGGACGAGAGCTCGGACGAGAGCATCGATAGGCTGGAGTTCGTCAAGAGTGAGATCGCACGATCAAAAAGTgagaggaggagcaggaggcttGCTCTGAAGAGGCGCATCCGGCAGAAGATGTGAGCTTTTGCATTACGTCTGTGTGCGCGACTGTATCGTCTGGGATAACTATAGTGACATCTCAATCTGATCTTGCATTACCAGCATCCTTCTTTTCCTCTTCCAAGACCTGCAGTATCCTCCGCGTGATCCTGTCTCGCTCCCCTACATTGACCGTGCCATACACCTCTTTTGCCTGCCGAAAGACCTTTTCCTCCCACCCATCGCCTACGTTTGGCGTCCCTGCATCAGCCCAGCACTCTTGCACCGTACCTCCAATGTTTTTGAAGAAACCTTCAAGCCCAGTTGGCCCACCGCCTGCATGGTAGCTTTTGAACGGCCCTGCAACAGCCCACCGAGGGCCCATCGAATTTGTCACAATCGAATCGATTTCTTCCACAGATACCACACCTTGGTCAACAAGATGAACGGCTTCGCGAAGTAATGCAAAGGCGAGTCTGTTGGCGACAAAACCTGTTGTCTCTTTCTTGATGTGGATTGGCACTCGCCCCTGTGCACGCCAGAACTCTTGTGTTCGCTCGATGACTTCGTCAGATGTTTCCGGCGAGGGCACAAGCTCAAGCAGTGGCATGATGTGCGGTGGGTTGTACGGATGCACGACCAATAACCGCGATTTGTTCTGCATTTTCCCCGATTGCTGGGATGCTGGAATCCCAGATGTTGAACTCCAGAGTAGAGCGTCATTGGGCGCATGCTTCTCTACTTCAGACCACAGATCGAGTTTGAAAGGCAGGTTCTCGGGACCGGATTCTTGGACGATGTTCGCGCCCTTGACCGCATCTTGGAGCGAGGTTGCAATTTTCACATCAGAAAAGGACGGTAGACTGGATGGATCCTGGTGATTGAAGAACCGCGGCAGGTTGTTTTGAACGTA
The window above is part of the Ascochyta rabiei chromosome 1, complete sequence genome. Proteins encoded here:
- a CDS encoding Catalase produces the protein MVKSGLIAAFAAYAHVTQAACPFMDNDARDVPASHPQVKRADGSYDVPSNTNEFMSRFEVNDTGVYMTSNSGTPIEDQESLSAGERGPTLLEDFIFREKIMHFDHERVPERAVHARGAGAHGVFTSYGDWSNITGASFLSTPDKETPVFIRFSTVAGSRGSADTVRDVHGFAVRFYTDEGNFDVVGNNIPVFFIQDAIKFPDLIHAVKPRPDNEIPQAATAHDSAWDFFSQQPSSLHTLFWAMSGHGTIRSFRHTDGWGVHTFRFVTDEGKTKLVKFRFRTLQGKASLLWEEAQVTAGMNADFNRQDLFDSIENGLFPEWVFEAQIMEEDDQLRWGFDLLDPTKIVPEDIVPFTPLGKLTLNRNPRNYFAETEQIMYQVGHVVRGIDFTEDPLLQGRLFSYLDTQLNRHNGPNFEQLPINQPRVPVHNNQRDGAGQMYIPLNTAAYSPNTLNAGSPKQATQKEGRGFFTAPNRSTGGRLVRAVSSTFADVWSQPRLFFNSLLPVEQQFVVNAIRFETAQLKSDVVKKNVLIQLNRVSHDVAVRVAEAIGMTAPDADDTYYHDNTTTGVSVSEAPLLKIDGLKVGFLTSNSASSDTASSLKTALKEVNVGFTVVAEHLGEGIDQTYSATSAVQFDAIVVDGSASTLFAAPGNLANTNSTASNTTSSWRSTLFPAGRPLQIVQEGYKWGKPVGVVGTGSEVFSAAGVEAGTPGVYAFGTNGTASIVDQLSEGLKTFKFLDRYPLDN